In Triplophysa dalaica isolate WHDGS20190420 chromosome 19, ASM1584641v1, whole genome shotgun sequence, the sequence GCTGATAACTCAAGCCTGGGTATTGTCACAACTTTAGTGGGTGCAACCCTTGCTTTCCCAATGACTAAAGAGCAGTGTACTTTGTCTTCACTCAGCAATCGTATGTATGAGCACTGACCATACCCTTGACTACTCGCATCGGAAAAATGATGAAGTTCAATTCTCTGGGTCGTTTCCATTTTTCCAGATGTGATGCATCTTGGAATCTGAAGACCCTGCAGATTCTTTAGATCATTTAGCCAGCTTTCCCATCGTGGCTTTAATTCTTCTGGCAGTGGTTCATCCCATTCAATGCCCTTTCGGCACATGTCCTGTAGTATTTTCTTTCCCAGGAGGAGGAAAGGAGCTAGAAAGCCCAGTGGGTCAAACACAGAAGCTATAGTTGAGAGAATTCCCCGCCTCGTTGCTGGTTTCTCAtccaaaataactttaaatgagAAGGTGTCACTATTTGCACTCCACTTCACTCCTAACACAGTTTGGACTGGAAGGTCATCATGCCTGAGATCCACGTCATGCATTTCAGTTGCTCGTTCATTGTCAGGTATTGACTCCAAAACTTCTCTGTTATTGGAGATGAATTTATGAAGATGCAGTCTTCCTTTGGCACACACAGTTTGTGCTTCTCTCACTAGGTTTATGGCAGTGTCCACATCTTCAACACTGACGAGGCCATCGTCAACATAGAAATTTTTCCTTATGAAGTTGGCTGCTGCAGGATAGTCTTTCTCATTTTGGTTTGCAAGATGCTTCATTCCATAATTTGCGCAGCCAGGTGAGGATGCCGCTCCAAATAGATGGACTTTCATACGATATTCCTTTGGCTCAGAATTCGTATCCCCGTTCTCCCACCACAAGAAACGTAAATAATCTCTGTCCTCCTGGCTTACATGGAACCTGTGGAACATCTTCTCCACATCACAGATGACTGCTATAGGGTATTTGCGAAACCTGCAGAGCACTCCAGTCAGTCCATTTGTAAGATCTGGTCCAACGAGCAGATGATCATTTAGTGCAGTGCCATCATACTTGGCTGAACAGTCGAACACTACCCTAATTTTGTTTGGCTTTTTAGGGTGGTAAACACCTTGGTGAGGGATATACCACACATTTCCTGTTTCAGATTGTTGTTCAGCTCTCTCAGCATCACCATCCTTGAAAACACCTCCCATGAATTTGACATAGTCTTCCTTGAACTTTGGATTTTTCTCAAGCTTCCCTTTTAACCGCTTCAGCCGTGCCAAAGCCAACCGCTTATTTTCTGGCAGGTGTGGGCGTGTCCTAAAGGGTAGGGGCATTTCCAAGTGACCATCCGCATTGtagtttgttttctcatttaataGTTGCATGAATTGTATGTCATCTTGTGACATGCTCCTTTCTCCAGGGTTGGTATCCTTGAAGTCTGATTCAAGAGCTCTGATGATGGTGGCTGGTGTCAATGGTGGAACTTCCTTGACGTGTACGCGATGGCACAGACCTATTACTTCTGTAGACTTTGCAACCTTTGGTGAGCTACCGACAATACTCCAACCTAAATCTGTCTTAATGGCATAGGGCTCATCTTCCCCTCCTGTGATGACTTGTCGTGGTGCCAGCGCTCTTGAGCAGTCGTAACCTATCAACAGTCCGACTTTGCAATCCATCAGCTTTGGCATTTCCTGCACTATACTGTTTAGATGATTCCACCTTTTTGCAGTCTGAGAGGTAGGTATGTGGGAACGTTCAAGAGGAATGAAATCTCTGGTATAGGCGGGTGGCAAGTTGACAAGACTTTGAGAGAGAAGCCCTTTAACTCGAAGCCCATTGACTCTCTCACTCTGAATAATGGAATCTTTTCCCATCATTGTGGTAAGCTTTAACTTAACTGGCTCTAGACTCGCACCTATCTCTTCACATACTTCTTTGTCTACAAAGGTGTTGCTGCTTTGGGTATCCAGTAAGGCATACACCAGGATCTGTTTTTCTGGATTTGTAGATGAAGAAATCCACACAGGAACTATCATGGATGtactcccaccacaacctctGTCAACAGAGCAAGAAAGGGAAGAAGTTGTTTCTTCTGTTTCGATAGCATGAGAGGATGTGTCTGCTGCAGCAGAAGAGCGTTCTTCATGAAGTGGGGTTGGATGACGTTTCTTACAAATGCTACAAATTGCCTTGCTTCTACACTCTCTCGAATTATGTCCTCGTCTAAGACACCCAAAGCAGAGATTGTTATCAAATATAAGCCTTTTCTTCTCTTCCACTGGCTTATTGGCAAACGTCTGACATTTGTGGATGGAGTGGCTGTCTCCACAACACAGGCATGGAACTGGCTCTGAAAATGGCGATGtgacatttactttatttgattCCTTTGGTTGATTTTCACCGGCACTGTTCGACCTCATCACTGTACAGAACTTATCAGGTGCCTTTACATTTGTTATAAACGCGTTGGCCCTTTGGCGCTTTACGTCTCTGATGGGCCTTTCTTCTGTTGACTTCAAGGCATTAAAGGAAGTTACAGGGTTGCATGCCACTTCTGCCTCACGGGCCACAAATTCAGCAAACTCATTGAACTTAGGGTATTCCTCCGTTTCTCTTAAGTGCTTTGTGACATAACGGTTCCATTGAGAGGTTACCCAATCAGGGAGTTTTTGTACCATTCTCTGATTCTCTTCACAGTCATTTAACACCTGAAGTCCTTTGATGTGTGGCATAGCATTGTTGCAGGATATCAGGAAATCACTAAATTGTCTCAATTTAACTGACTCCCTAGAACTAATCTTGGGCCagttatttagtttttctctAAATGCCCGCTGTATTACAAAGGGATGACCATATCTAGAGTTCAATAGCTCCCATGCCTGTTCATAGGCTTTATCATCCTTTCGGAAAAAGCTTCCCTCCAGTACACATTTTGCTTCACCACTGATGTATTTCTTTAGATAGAATAACCTATCAACTGGATTTGTGCATCGTCTTTCAATCAAAGCTTTAAAACTTGAACTCCACTCTAAGAATGTAAGTGGATCGCCTGTAAAGACTGAGGGTTCGGGTGCTGGTAGTCTGGTAAGAACCATTGCGTCATGCAAGGCTTGTGCTAATGATCCATCATCGTTAGATTGATTTGGTTGCACTTTGTCAATGTTAATGAATGTCTGttcctttttcatttctttaggAGAATAAATGGGACTATTGGCCACTTCACTACCTGTGGTTCTACTTTCGTCACTAGAATCAGCTTCAGAGTATGCTTTAAGCTTTGCGGCTATTACTTGTAGATCTCTTTGGTTTTCCAGTCTCTTTAGCTCCTGTTTTTGTGCAGCTATAGCTTCTTCCATCTTAATTTCAGCCTGTTTTGCTGCGAGTTGTGCTGCACATTCTGCTCTTTTTGCTGCGATGCTTAGGTTTTCGGACGAACATTTTGAATGGCTACTTTGGACagtgtgttttgattttgtacTTCCAAATATTGAGTTGGCGTACTCTTTATCCAGCACCATGTGAATTCTTGCATTTTCTCCTGTAGCATCAAATTCCTCTAACCCGACTTCACACATACGTACTTTCAGTAGCCTCATTAGGTCTGCTGTTACTGCTGTACAGGAATCCATCTTCCTTCTAATTTCGGTAGAAGGTGCTGTTTGAGAACGAATGGTTTCATACATTTCTTTTACTTGTGTCTCCAGTCCTTCTACGGCATCCATCATTTTACTTAAGTCTTCCTCAGAACACTCATCCTTTATTTTGACACGTGTATCTTTCGCTTGATCTTTCCAACTTTCATAAAGCTTGATCCACTTAATCTCCTTTTGAGAAATTTCTTGCTGCTTAAGCTCCAGCATTTTTTCAGTTAGTTTTCTTTCCCTTGAAGACTTTCTTGGTTCTTTTTTAGAAGGGGCAGAAGTAGAACCTTTCTCTACTTCTTGTATTGTTTCTAACTCTGTCTGACTGGTCTCCATTTGCTCACCTTGCAACAACCTTTCATTATTTGACATTGTGCCTGGCACTTTATCTTCttcttgtttaattattttttagctCTACTTTATATACTCTTTGAGACCAAGACAGTGATAACTGAAAAATCCCAGTAACACTTAAAATACCATTTAAGAACTCAGATCATATAACAGAGCAAGAACATTAACAACAGTTGAATTGTACGATGTAGATAATAATagaaagtgtaaatgtaatgataatcaaataaacacaattatattTCAATGAAACGTTTCCCTTTTATCAAAGTCCTTTTAAATGTCCAGAAATTTTAAAGTTAACAGTCAAACCTGATGTTTGTATGGTCGCACTCTTCTTCCGGTATTGAGTAACGTCACACAGTAACGCTGAACTCTGAAGATTTTGCCGAAGATTTGCGGCGATGTTGTCAACACAGGTAATTCACGCCCTCTCCTGGTAAGACGCGATATCTCTAAAGATGCCAGAAACCAACACTCCCGGTCATCTGTCGATCAGCAAACCGAAGCTCCGCCTACACCAGCGATATCGTCTTTTCTCTTATGGCGTCTTTCTTTACTCTGTACTCTCGTCGACTTCGACGGTACGTTTTCACTGTAACTGCACTGATCCAATAAATCACGGCCACGAATCATACAGATGTcttttagacttttattttgctctctctTTCCTGTGTCGATCCGAAGATGTCACGGTCTAAGAAAGACACCGTgaaaactacaaataaaagaCATATACAACTTAAACACACCTCTTTTACAACAGAATCCCATAACAAATAGTCCAACTTGCCTCATTGTTACAATACAGACCACgttacattacacacattaaagcacataaactcaaacataaaaattataacatgcaacaaatataaacaaataccgTGTGCGCCTTTAGGACCATATGCAGAGATTATACATTTTGAAGGAGCCGCACGTGTTACGACCTGTTCGCATCCATTGCTCTCTGACCCACAGTTCTTCACTCCCTCTCTTAGTCATGTGACGCATTACGCATTATTAAAGGAACATTACATACAgaaaagcttttcatttttaaacacaatataaacaatttataatcaacaattttctctaaacattgtattttaaccATGTTTCAAAAAACCTCAATGAACTTTACAAATCATATCAATAAGCATTACAATATGTCATCGGACATTTACATATGTCAAAACATAATGTGCTGTGTAGAATTAAATAGTTTCTTTGCggaaacaaatacatttgtgatttaaaataaatatataaaaatgtattgtgcattccaagtaatatcaatcaaactgaagttggtttgtttaaagtaaaaataacttctaactgttatctgtttttgcatatgaacTCTTTAATTTTAGAGGCTGATTCAACAAACAATCACTTAAATCCGTCTTTTTAAATCGGTAATTCCaaagttttattaatttatggtatttctttattttatagaaatctctctctctctttctctctctctgattggTTCGTTCGTGCTGATCAATACTCTGCACTTAAGTCTTGATTAGCAAACCTCTTCTTGAGATACGTGTGTtccaatcacacacacacacacacacacacacacacacaggctgatgtctttgtttttatttcctgtagTGTCACCTGCTCTTGGTCTGTTGTTGAGTGTGCTGCAGAGCTTCTGTTATCTCTCATCTTCATTCTTCTCTTCTTCATTCTTCTCTTCATTCGTCCTGCAGTAAAATCTTGTTTATTGACCCCCCCTCCCGTAATCACTCGTCCTGTTTTCTGTCCTTCTTCTGTTTCTGTCCTCTTTGTAACCGCAGTACACAATGACGCACTCTTTCTGCTTAATGACCACTATAACCATAACAACAGAGAacgcacacccacacacacacacacacacacacacatacacgcacgcacgcacacacacacacacacacgcgtacaCTTGCTGCGGATTGGAAACAAGAACTTAACACAGTACATGTAAAACGCACACAATCAGCTGCAGTAAGTGAGCCCTCGGGATCAATAAATCTGATCGATAAATTAGACGTCAGGTGGAGCGGATGGAGCCATTCCACAGCCGCTGATAAACAGAGctgtcaatcacacacacaaacacaactgcAAGTGTGTGTTATTTCAATGGTattatgcacacacaaacactgtgtctagaaagaaaaaagaaagaattaagATGTAGTAAATGGGATGTTAGTGATTCAGTGTGGCCATTATCCCAGTGATCACAGTGGCagtgttagagagagagagagagagagagagagaggatgtgtGATCAAGAGAGGTGAGACGCTGCTCTACTGAAGGACCCCTGAGAGGCGTCTGTAATGTGCCCGACACTTTCTGATTTCACGCTttactgctctctctctctctctctctctctctctcatcctgcTGCAGCATCAGCAACATCAGATGTACAGCTCAAgcgaatgtgtgtgtctgtgtggtatgtttcattattttgtttgctGACAAAAGCCCCCCCCCCAtaattgtttacataataaacaaaatctttctgtaagatgtataaaaacacaccTTCAGTGAGTAGAGTTAGTAGAAAAGTTCTCTTTTCTCAGGTGACACCCTGAGATGCATTTTCATGAGTTCACATCTCTTCTCGCATCAACTCTTATTGGCTGTCACTCATATGGATCTCACGATCAGAATAAAGTTCAAAATGATGCAGTGTTTCTGTGCCTGAACGGGAGGCTGTAATGAAACGGAGTCGTCAGCGCTGTCAGATGTAATGAATGACCAGCGCAGCCCATCACGTCTGCGCAGGCAGATAACGCAGGCAGAGCAAACGCGAGGGTGAAGAAGACTGCAACCAGCACTGATAGGAAGATAAATTAATCTTTGTCATTTCATTGGTTCAACTCGTGGAGACAGACCGCTTTTTGCTTTCTACCATGAagcaaattagcatttttataggCGTATGGTGTGCGAGTGGACAGCGGTGGATTTATGGTGTGTGCGCCGGCTTTACTTACACTGACCATAGCACACATCTCACTGCTCATCTCACACGCACTTCTGTCACACACATCAGCTTACTGACAAGTGCACTTCATATTcacttcatatattttttatccgTAAAAATAGGGAACTAATATCAAGgaatttttcataaacatttttacagttgtttaaCCTGCactttacattttgcactgcattaaattgcattttataattaaccgaaatgtctgtaaaataaaggaaa encodes:
- the LOC130407688 gene encoding uncharacterized protein LOC130407688, which encodes MSNNERLLQGEQMETSQTELETIQEVEKGSTSAPSKKEPRKSSRERKLTEKMLELKQQEISQKEIKWIKLYESWKDQAKDTRVKIKDECSEEDLSKMMDAVEGLETQVKEMYETIRSQTAPSTEIRRKMDSCTAVTADLMRLLKVRMCEVGLEEFDATGENARIHMVLDKEYANSIFGSTKSKHTVQSSHSKCSSENLSIAAKRAECAAQLAAKQAEIKMEEAIAAQKQELKRLENQRDLQVIAAKLKAYSEADSSDESRTTGSEVANSPIYSPKEMKKEQTFINIDKVQPNQSNDDGSLAQALHDAMVLTRLPAPEPSVFTGDPLTFLEWSSSFKALIERRCTNPVDRLFYLKKYISGEAKCVLEGSFFRKDDKAYEQAWELLNSRYGHPFVIQRAFREKLNNWPKISSRESVKLRQFSDFLISCNNAMPHIKGLQVLNDCEENQRMVQKLPDWVTSQWNRYVTKHLRETEEYPKFNEFAEFVAREAEVACNPVTSFNALKSTEERPIRDVKRQRANAFITNVKAPDKFCTVMRSNSAGENQPKESNKVNVTSPFSEPVPCLCCGDSHSIHKCQTFANKPVEEKKRLIFDNNLCFGCLRRGHNSRECRSKAICSICKKRHPTPLHEERSSAAADTSSHAIETEETTSSLSCSVDRGCGGSTSMIVPVWISSSTNPEKQILVYALLDTQSSNTFVDKEVCEEIGASLEPVKLKLTTMMGKDSIIQSERVNGLRVKGLLSQSLVNLPPAYTRDFIPLERSHIPTSQTAKRWNHLNSIVQEMPKLMDCKVGLLIGYDCSRALAPRQVITGGEDEPYAIKTDLGWSIVGSSPKVAKSTEVIGLCHRVHVKEVPPLTPATIIRALESDFKDTNPGERSMSQDDIQFMQLLNEKTNYNADGHLEMPLPFRTRPHLPENKRLALARLKRLKGKLEKNPKFKEDYVKFMGGVFKDGDAERAEQQSETGNVWYIPHQGVYHPKKPNKIRVVFDCSAKYDGTALNDHLLVGPDLTNGLTGVLCRFRKYPIAVICDVEKMFHRFHVSQEDRDYLRFLWWENGDTNSEPKEYRMKVHLFGAASSPGCANYGMKHLANQNEKDYPAAANFIRKNFYVDDGLVSVEDVDTAINLVREAQTVCAKGRLHLHKFISNNREVLESIPDNERATEMHDVDLRHDDLPVQTVLGVKWSANSDTFSFKVILDEKPATRRGILSTIASVFDPLGFLAPFLLLGKKILQDMCRKGIEWDEPLPEELKPRWESWLNDLKNLQGLQIPRCITSGKMETTQRIELHHFSDASSQGYGQCSYIRLLSEDKVHCSLVIGKARVAPTKVVTIPRLELSAAVVSSAVSSMLREELELKIDQEYFWTDSKVVLGYINNEARRFHVFVANRVQRIRETSDPAQWYYVDSDSNPADHASRGLSVSELISSNWFTGPKFLWEREIVTSESDPELLVGDPEVKVTQVLQTKLEKEEQFLDRFSRFSKWHTALKVVARIQQLAKGNKFPKPINVEDLKKAGVALIKLAQKDAFEKEMETLSHGKLPNNNQFFQLDPVLHDGVLRVGGRLTKASSPLDLKHPIILPKNGSVTRLILGHCHEKTQHQGRGQTLNELRANGYWIVGGSKVVANYIKQCVTCRRARRPTETQKMADLPANRVDPSPPFSYCGMDCFGPFHTKQGRKEYKRYGLIFTCLSSRAIHVEMLEDLTTDAFINALRSFIAIRGAVREIRSDQGTNFIGAKNELTKALNELDKERLTAYLAQKQCDFTFIVPDASHMGGIWERQIRTIRSVLNWVLSQSAGRLDDASLRTFLYEAMSIINCRPLTTDTINDPKSLEPLTPNHLLTMKASVPLPPPGKFEAEDLYSKKRWRRVQYLTEQFWGRWKREYLANIALRQRWHSAKRNVKIGDVVILQEDALPRNGWRLGRVLDVRTDEDGLVRKVTIQLGDRKASKEGKSKNNNFSILERPIHKLVVLVENN